In Elaeis guineensis isolate ETL-2024a chromosome 1, EG11, whole genome shotgun sequence, a genomic segment contains:
- the LOC105036018 gene encoding LOW QUALITY PROTEIN: protein NRT1/ PTR FAMILY 3.1 (The sequence of the model RefSeq protein was modified relative to this genomic sequence to represent the inferred CDS: inserted 3 bases in 3 codons) yields the protein MAEDGRTKKNKKKQGGLRTMPFILANEFCDRFATTGFNSNMITYLIQELRMPMVQASNAVTNFNGTSSFTPIIGGLIADSFAGRFWTITVGSVIFLFGMIGLTISAVLPGLRPTPCSPHKSKCKEASSRQLLVLYLCLLFTSIGSGGIRPCVMAFGADQFDLHRPRHAARRKWNFFNLYFFCMAMALLLALTVVVYVQENVGWGWGFGIPAIAMFFSVVAFVIGYPLYIRMKPGGSPLVRLTQVXVAAFRKRKVVKPDDPSXLYENKELDAGISTAGRLLHTNQLVFLDRAAIMVEGDTLSSGQPRLWRLSTVHRVEELKSIIRMIPIWAVGILLVTANSHNHSFAIQQARSMDRHLTARFQIPXASMNIFSALSMLLGLAFYDRVFVPVACRFTKRPSGITYLQRMGIGLAIAIFATVAAALVEIKRKAVASDHGLLDKQKVTVPISVFWLMPQFAIHGLAEAFMSVGHMEFLYDQAPESMRSTAAALYWLAVSIGNYMGTLLVILVHNFTEKKGDWLQNNINRGKLDYYYWLVSGLQVLNLGYYIICAKFYTFKPLEVAKAENPSKVVDDEGSVREAELTIVVARDAKDAGSSAQL from the exons ATGGCTGAGGATGGAAGgacgaagaagaacaagaaaaagcagGGAGGTCTCCGGACCATGCCATTTATACTAG CAAATGAATTCTGCGATCGATTCGCCACCACCGGATTCAATTCCAATATGATCACATACTTAATTCAGGAGCTCCGCATGCCTATGGTTCAGGCCTCTAACGCCGTTACAAACTTCAACGGCACCTCGAGCTTTACACCGATCATCGGTGGTCTGATTGCCGACTCCTTCGCAGGACGTTTCTGGACCATAACTGTTGGATCCGTTATCTTCCTGTTCGGAATGATTGGCCTCACCATATCAGCAGTCCTCCCAGGGCTCCGCCCCACACCCTGCTCTCCTCACAAATCAAAATGCAAAGAGGCATCCTCAAGGCAGCTATTGGTTCTCTACTTGtgtctcctcttcacatccatcGGCTCTGGTGGCATCCGGCCTTGCGTCATGGCCTTTGGGGCTGATCAGTTCGACCTTCATCGTCCCCGACATGCCGCTCGAAGAAAGTGGAACTTCTTCAACCTCTACTTCTTTTGCATGGCGATGGCTTTGCTTTTGGCATTGACAGTGGTGGTGTACGTCCAGGAGAATGTAGGCTGGGGATGGGGCTTCGGCATCCCTGCCATTGCCATGTTCTTCTCTGTGGTGGCCTTTGTGATAGGCTATCCCCTTTATATTAGGATGAAGCCTGGGGGAAGTCCATTGGTCAGGTTGACCCAAG TGGTGGCTGCCTTCAGGAAGAGGAAGGTTGTCAAGCCTGATGACCCAA CCCTCTACGAGAACAAGGAGCTGGATGCTGGTATCTCCACCGCTGGAAGGCTACTCCACACCAACCAGCTAGT GTTCTTGGATCGAGCTGCCATCATGGTGGAAGGTGATACGCTAAGCTCAGGCCAGCCAAGGCTTTGGAGATTATCGACAGTCCACCGAGTTGAGGAGCTTAAATCAATCATCAGAATGATCCCCATTTGGGCTGTTGGAATCCTACTTGTAACTGCAAACTCACACAACCACTCATTTGCAATACAACAAGCAAGGTCGATGGACCGCCACCTCACCGCCCGATTCCAGATCC CAGCATCTATGAACATCTTCTCTGCCCTATCCATGCTTCTCGGCCTAGCTTTCTACGACCGAGTGTTCGTTCCAGTTGCCTGTCGATTCACCAAGAGGCCGTCAGGGATTACATACCTGCAACGCATGGGCATTGGCCTGGCCATTGCTATATTTGCTACCGTGGCTGCAGCTCTTGTTGAAATCAAGCGAAAGGCAGTCGCCTCTGATCATGGGTTGTTAGACAAGCAAAAGGTGACCGTGCCAATCAGTGTCTTCTGGTTGATGCCTCAGTTTGCTATTCATGGGCTGGCTGAAGCCTTCATGTCGGTGGGACATATGGAGTTTCTCTATGATCAAGCTCCAGAGAGCATGAGAAGCACAGCGGCAGCTCTATACTGGCTTGCTGTATCAATTGGGAACTATATGGGAACTTTGTTGGTGATTCTAGTTCACAATTTTACTGAAAAGAAGGGAGATTGGCTCCAGAACAACATCAATAGGGGAAAGTTGGATTACTATTACTGGCTTGTGTCTGGATTACAAGTGCTCAATCTTGGATACTATATCATTTGTGCGAAGTTCTATACTTTTAAGCCGCTGGAAGTGGCGAAGGCTGAAAATCCTTCCAAGGTTGTGGATGACGAAGGCAGTGTTCGAGAGGCGGAACTCACAATTGTAGTGGCTAGAGATGCCAAGGATGCAGGCAGTTCGGCACAGCTGTAG